A region from the Branchiostoma lanceolatum isolate klBraLanc5 chromosome 2, klBraLanc5.hap2, whole genome shotgun sequence genome encodes:
- the LOC136427936 gene encoding uncharacterized protein produces MDRDDLENFSDSSSSEDCVCEEIDSDSGPEDAVGALLPYRFEPYLSDEQSDEANSDSDEDADPGAAGGHGGEVDAQGGGFPGEIPMDVERLQNTEWCSCGGCVNRPTVRESVCCREQMRVCERREKHPGVVCITQHRGFAQVCLSEDVLETAYLALREDHAVNFGNDWKRYTAYRQFVRWCYEHLGKSVRVPLPSCAVAAIRSHFPSADYTGFREADD; encoded by the exons ATGGACAGGGACGATCTGGAAAACTTTTCTGACTCCTCGTCCAGCGAGGACTGCGTCTGTGAGGAGATCGACTCTGACTCGGGACCCGAGGATGCCGTAGGAGCCCTTTTACCATACAGATTCGAACCGTATCTGTCGGATGAGCAGTCGGATGAGGCGAATTCTGACAGCGACGAAGATGCCGACCCCGGAGCCGCTGGCGGGCATGGCGGTGAAGTTGACGCGCAAGGCGGTGGATTTCCGGGCGAGATTCCTATGGATGTCGAAAGGCTTCAAAATACTGAATG GTGCTCTTGTGGGGGATGCGTGAACAGGCCGACGGTCAGGGAAAGCGTATGCTGCCGCGAGCAGATGCGTGTGTGTGAGCGGAGAGAGAAGCACCCCGGCGTTGTCTGCATCACTCAGCACCGCGGCTTTGCTCAAGTGTGTCTGAGCGAGGATGTCCTCGAAACAGCCTACCTTGCCCTCCGGGAGGACCACGCGGTCAACTTTGGAAATGA CTGGAAGAGGTACACAGCGTACAGACAGTTTGTACGCTGGTGCTACGAGCACCTTGGCAAGTCGGTCCGTGTGCCTTTGCCCTCCTGTGCTGTGGCCGCCATACGGAGTCACTTTCCCTCCGCTGACTACACCGGTTTTCGGGAAGCTGACGACTAG
- the LOC136427940 gene encoding non-neuronal cytoplasmic intermediate filament protein-like isoform X1, whose protein sequence is MAAQVSRTTAVTTQYSSTMQASEGALQTLSDARMTRASEKKELGILNDRFATYIDRVRALNESNATLEVQLQAAQVKAAPVDKAKFEEMLKELRTKVDELSKEKAQVEVERNSWQTQAEEWQGKCEDQISVRSELKADIEKHKMELEIITAVRVGFESRLVVAQEEIEFVRKTHSEEMTVLQEELALTVTKIESQQPVMTGPDLSDTLKEIREQYETIGQANKQDAEAKYKEKFAEIALLREKDSEALAAARTEVAGFQKKLSTIRAESEAIRSKNGALEDSLKLTEARMLKEVEGYRQAIGKREAQIEKMKLEMAQNLTNYQELMNVKLALDIEIAAYRKLLEGEEMRLFGH, encoded by the exons ATGGCCGCTCAGGTGTCACGAACGACCGCTGTAACCACTCAGTATTCCTCCACCATGCAAGCTTCCGAAGGCGCGCTGCAAACCCTCAGCGACGCCAGGATGACCCGCGCCAGCGAGAAGAAAGAACTCGGCATCCTCAACGACCGCTTCGCTACCTACATCGACAGGGTGCGAGCCCTGAACGAGAGCAACGCCACCCTGGAGGTTCAGCTGCAGGCCGCCCAGGTCAAAGCCGCTCCCGTCGACAAGGCAAAGTTCGAGGAGATGCTGAAGGAGCTGCGGACTAAGGTGGACGAGCTGTCGAAGGAGAAGGCCCAGGTGGAGGTGGAGAGGAACAGCTGGCAGACACAGGCGGAGGAGTGGCAGGGAAA GTGCGAGGACCAGATATCAGTGCGCTCAGAGCTGAAGGCTGACATCGAGAAGCACAAGATG gaaCTGGAAATCATCACAGCGGTGCGTGTGGGCTTCGAGAGCAGGCTGGTGGTCGCACAGGAAGAGATTGAGTTTGTGAGGAAGACTCACTCGGAG GAGATGACAGTTCTGCAGGAAGAGTTGGCTCTGACTGTGACTAAGATAGAGTCTCAGCAGCCGGTGATGACGGGACCAGATCTCAGCGACACCCTGAAGGAGATCCGTGAACAGTACGAGACGATCGGGCAGGCTAACAAGCAAGATGCCGAAGCCAAGTACAAGGAGAAG TTTGCGGAGATAGCCCTGCTACGGGAGAAAGACAGCGAGGCTCTTGCAGCCGCCAGGACAGAAGTGGCTGGATTCCAAAAGAAGCTCAGCACCATAAGGGCCGAGTCCGAGGCTATCAGGAGCAAG AACGGTGCTTTAGAAGACAGCCTAAAGCTGACAGAGGCCCGCATGCTGAAGGAGGTTGAAGGATACAGGCAGGCCATCGGGAAACGGGAGGCGCAGATCGAGAAGATGAAGCTGGAGATGGCCCAGAATCTCACCAACTACCAGGAGCTGATGAACGTCAAACTGGCGCTCGACATTGAAATAGCAGCTTACAGGAAGCTGTTGGAAGGGGAGGAGATGAG GTTGTTCGGACATTAG
- the LOC136427940 gene encoding non-neuronal cytoplasmic intermediate filament protein-like isoform X2, producing the protein MAAQVSRTTAVTTQYSSTMQASEGALQTLSDARMTRASEKKELGILNDRFATYIDRVRALNESNATLEVQLQAAQVKAAPVDKAKFEEMLKELRTKVDELSKEKAQVEVERNSWQTQAEEWQGKCEDQISVRSELKADIEKHKMELEIITAVRVGFESRLVVAQEEIEFVRKTHSEEMTVLQEELALTVTKIESQQPVMTGPDLSDTLKEIREQYETIGQANKQDAEAKYKEKFAEIALLREKDSEALAAARTEVAGFQKKLSTIRAESEAIRSKNGALEDSLKLTEARMLKEVEGYRQAIGKREAQIEKMKLEMAQNLTNYQELMNVKLALDIEIAAYRKLLEGEEMR; encoded by the exons ATGGCCGCTCAGGTGTCACGAACGACCGCTGTAACCACTCAGTATTCCTCCACCATGCAAGCTTCCGAAGGCGCGCTGCAAACCCTCAGCGACGCCAGGATGACCCGCGCCAGCGAGAAGAAAGAACTCGGCATCCTCAACGACCGCTTCGCTACCTACATCGACAGGGTGCGAGCCCTGAACGAGAGCAACGCCACCCTGGAGGTTCAGCTGCAGGCCGCCCAGGTCAAAGCCGCTCCCGTCGACAAGGCAAAGTTCGAGGAGATGCTGAAGGAGCTGCGGACTAAGGTGGACGAGCTGTCGAAGGAGAAGGCCCAGGTGGAGGTGGAGAGGAACAGCTGGCAGACACAGGCGGAGGAGTGGCAGGGAAA GTGCGAGGACCAGATATCAGTGCGCTCAGAGCTGAAGGCTGACATCGAGAAGCACAAGATG gaaCTGGAAATCATCACAGCGGTGCGTGTGGGCTTCGAGAGCAGGCTGGTGGTCGCACAGGAAGAGATTGAGTTTGTGAGGAAGACTCACTCGGAG GAGATGACAGTTCTGCAGGAAGAGTTGGCTCTGACTGTGACTAAGATAGAGTCTCAGCAGCCGGTGATGACGGGACCAGATCTCAGCGACACCCTGAAGGAGATCCGTGAACAGTACGAGACGATCGGGCAGGCTAACAAGCAAGATGCCGAAGCCAAGTACAAGGAGAAG TTTGCGGAGATAGCCCTGCTACGGGAGAAAGACAGCGAGGCTCTTGCAGCCGCCAGGACAGAAGTGGCTGGATTCCAAAAGAAGCTCAGCACCATAAGGGCCGAGTCCGAGGCTATCAGGAGCAAG AACGGTGCTTTAGAAGACAGCCTAAAGCTGACAGAGGCCCGCATGCTGAAGGAGGTTGAAGGATACAGGCAGGCCATCGGGAAACGGGAGGCGCAGATCGAGAAGATGAAGCTGGAGATGGCCCAGAATCTCACCAACTACCAGGAGCTGATGAACGTCAAACTGGCGCTCGACATTGAAATAGCAGCTTACAGGAAGCTGTTGGAAGGGGAGGAGATGAGGTAA